Proteins from one Xenopus tropicalis strain Nigerian chromosome 1, UCB_Xtro_10.0, whole genome shotgun sequence genomic window:
- the sdr39u1 gene encoding epimerase family protein SDR39U1: protein MKVLIGGGSGFIGQSLSKLLNSRGHKVTIVSRRPGKGRITWEDVSKIGLPPCDAAVNLAGENVLNPLKRWTEKFKQEVISSRIETTRTLTQAISKSPNPPQSWILVTGVGYYPPSQTHQYSEESPGGDADFLSRLVRDWEQVAELSPSNSKSSTQLVRVRSGVVLGRDGGALPSMLWPFRLCLGGPIGSGNQPFPWIHIEDLCRLLCQCIEQGGCSEAILNAVSPSSVKDTNSNFTQALSRALGRPAILPVPALAVKALFGEDRAPMLLEGQRVAPQRTLQSGFTFLYPDLNSALADLLR, encoded by the exons ATGAAGGTTCTTATCG GAGGAGGCAGTGGGTTCATTGGTCAGTCACTGTCAAAGCTACTAAACAGCAGAGGTCACAAAGTCACCATTGTCTCCCGAAGGCCTGGAAAGGGAAGGATTACATGG GAAGATGTCTCCAAAATAGGGCTCCCACCATGTGACGCAGCAGTGAATCTTGCGGGGGAAAATGTTCTGAACCCATTAAAGCG GTGGACAGAGAAATTTAAGCAGGAGGTTATCTCCAGCAGAATTGAGACAACCCGCACTCTGACCCAGGCCATCAGCAAATCTCCAAACCCCCCACAATCCTGGATTTTAGTTACTGGAGTGG GATATTACCCACCAAGTCAAACACATCAGTACTCTGAAGAGAGTCCTGGGGGAGATGCAGATTTCCTCTCACGTCTAGTGAGAGATTGGGAGCAAGTAGCAGAACTGTCCCCCTCAAATAGCAAATCCAGTACACAGCTGGTGCGGGTGCGCTCAG GTGTTGTATTAGGACGAGATGGGGGTGCGCTGCCTTCCATGCTGTGGCCATTTCGCTTGTGTCTGGGGGGCCCTATTGGATCTGGAAATCAGCCATTTCCTTGGATTCACATTGAAGACTTATGCCGACTTCTGTGTCAGTGTATTGAGCAAGGGGGATGCAGTGAGGCTATCCTAAATGCAGTGTCACCCTCCTCTGTTAAAGACACTAATAGTAACTTTACACAAGCTCTAAGCAGGGCCCTGGGGCGCCCAGCAATCCTGCCTGTACCAGCCCTAGCTGTTAAGGCTCTTTTTGGGGAGGACAGAGCACCAATGTTACTTGAGGGACAGAGAGTTGCCCCACAAAGGACACTGCAGAGTGGATTCACCTTTCTGTATCCAGACCTTAACTCTGCCCTTGCTGACCTTTTGAGATGA
- the khnyn gene encoding protein KHNYN, which yields MFMEGGEHEAAQDDFSVDEFTVPQESEKEIQDQQPHVERIFGVSLNIIGVLDQPPLYHQPVGHLQMWLQMRGDRRSIGKAKDYIKGLCTPEITEDFDYPREMHCIFVGAKGLFLDCLIRDTSAYVKPLTPGRIRISGLAEGAVMAQSWVCASVEKCKSNTKPNVNEVQIKRHFKDLVEDPTDKHALDLLILPTSVKEELLSLVGKRLLVDSAAITELKDQHRMPENTNDTTHVQQFWPTEGHKNQRYEKSISSKLDVRCKSKPSNVILHHRASEPLHLATNNEWDCSSQEPQIPNLDTYERPMVQITGIDLPQFQHVGERELQYKDDHEEFQQISGLLDTIMGRENGDQKHFSLGTQKEFNMLLDFFKTMGYQEAAVLKVLSENGIQEPSQILDKVKLEQSNTSQRTESQNVNVPYKDLSHTASSQNDEDDDYVLEVVKSAAKNCGYCPSEIVDIGNGSVAGLLRKLNEKNILEDQMAFSNYQNQDDTEGVKLFSDVLKLEQVSELNTVEVNPSDKLIRNKHCNHPVEDLYPGVAQQEVGLLEKGKGPAEEKEPCVPVVTGIQRFNEAMQTPFQLNLRNEKGNEELRYIIIDGSNVAMIHGLHRFFSCRGIALAVQYFWDRGHRGITVFVPQWRMKKDSKVKEQHFLTELNDLGLLSFTPSRTIEGKRVTSYDDRFMLQLAEKTDGVIVTNDNLRDIAAESQAWKTIIKDRLLQYTFVGDIFMVPDDPLGRNGPPLNQFLSKNLRPRTKSKGHSFAGRRGTHSAPKKSSQTEVLNFRDRKAGAVLEERKADVRSFNETQRLRHELLNIFPSQDSKVDYILHREPYLSDLNKLSELIITLKC from the exons ATGTTCATGGAAGGGGGAGAACATGAAGCAGCACAGGATGACTTCAGCGTGGATGAGTTTACTGTGCCTCAGGAGTCTGAAAAAGAAATACAAGATCAACAGCCTCATGTGGAGAGGATATTTGGAGTCTCCCTTAACATCATAGGGGTACTAGATCAACCCCCCTTGTACCATCAACCTGTGGGACATTTGCAGATGTGGCTTCAGATGAGAGGGGATAGAAGGAGTATTGGAAAAGCTAAG GACTATATTAAAGGACTGTGCACACCGGAGATAACCGAGGACTTTGACTACCCACGGGAGATGCATTGTATTTTTGTTGGGGCCAAAGGCCTCTTCCTTGATTGCCTGATCAGAGACACATCAGCATATGTAAAGCCCTTAACACCTGGCCGAATCAGGATCTCTGGCCTAGCAGAGGGAGCAGTGATGGCTCAAAGCTGGGTCTGTGCTTCTGTAGAGAAATGTAAATCAAACACTAAGCCCAATGTAAATGAGGTCCAAATCAAAAGACATTTCAAGGACCTGGTAGAGGACCCTACAGATAAACATGCGCTGGACCTTCTTATTCTTCCAACTTCTGTCAAAGAGGAGTTACTGTCCTTAGTAGGCAAGCGCCTCCTTGTTGATTCAGCAGCAATAACGGAATTAAAAGACCAGCATAGAATGCCTGAAAATACCAATGATACAACACATGTTCAGCAGTTCTGGCCTACAGAAGGCCACAAAAATCAAAGATATGAAAAAAGCATAAGTTCTAAACTAGATGTAAGATGTAAATCAAAGCCAAGTAATGTCATTTTACACCATAGAGCTTCTGAGCCACTGCATTTAGCTACTAACAATGAATGGGACTGCAGCAGTCAAGAACCACAAATCCCCAACCTGGATACATATGAGAGGCCCATGGTACAGATAACTGGGATTGATTTGCCCCAGTTCCAACATGTGGGTGAAAGAGAACTGCAATACAAAGATGATCACGAAgagtttcagcagatatctggacTGCTAGACACTATAATGGGTAGGGAAAATGGTGACcaaaaacacttttctttggGTACACAAAAAGAATTTAATATGCTTTTAGACTTTTTTAAGACCATGGGTTACCAGGAAGCTGCAGTTCTTAAAGTATTGTCTGAAAATGGAATTCAAGAACCTTCTCAGATACTGGACAAGGTTAAGCTGGAGCAGTCTAACACCAGTCAACGAACAGAGtcacaaaatgtaaatgtaccTTATAAAGACCTGTCACATACTGCATCCAGCCagaatgatgaagatgatgattaTGTTTTGGAAGTTGTTAAATCAGCTGCCAAGAACTGTGGCTATTGTCCTAGTGAAATAGTAGATATCGGGAATGGATCTGTGGCAGGACTGCTTAGAAAACTTAATGAGAAAAACATTTTGGAAGATCAAATGGCCTTTTCTAATTACCAGAATCAGGATGATACAGAAGGTGTTAAATTGTTTTCAGATGTCCTTAAACTAGAACAAGTGTCTGAGCTCAATACAGTTGAAGTGAATCCATCAGATAAGTTAATACGTAACAAACATTGCAACCACCCTGTGGAAGACCTCTATCCTGGTGTGGCCCAGCAAGAGGTTGGATTGTTGGAGAAAGGCAAGGGTCCAGCTGAGGAGAAGGAACCTTGTGTTCCTGTCGTCACTGGAATACAGAGGTTTAATGAAGCTATGCAAACTCCATTTCAACTTAACCTCAGAAATGAAAAAGGAAATGAAGAGCTGAGATATATCATAATAGATGGCAGTAATGTAGCAATGAT ACATGGACTTCACCGTTTTTTCTCTTGTCGTGGGATTGCACTTGCTGTGCAGTATTTCTGGGACCGAGGACATAGGGGCATCACAGTCTTTGTTCCTCAGTGGCGAATGAAGAAAGACAGTAAAGTCAAAG AACAGCATTTTCTAACAGAGTTGAATGATCTTGGACTTCTTTCTTTTACTCCATCAAGAACAATAGAAGGCAAAAGAGTAACATCATATGATGACAG GTTTATGCTGCAGTTAGCAGAGAAGACAGATGGTGTTATTGTCACAAATGATAACCTACGAGACATAGCTGCTGAGTCCCAGGCCTGGAAAACTATTATTAAGGatag ACTTCtacaatatacatttgttggagATATTTTCATGGTACCAGATGATCCCCTAGGTCGAAATGGACCACCACTGAACCAGTTCCTTAGTAAAAACTTACGTCCCAG GACCAAGTCAAAAGGACACTCATTTGCTGGCCGAAGAGGAACCCACTCAGCACCTAAGAAATCATCTCAGACAGAAGTCTTAAACTTTCGAGATCGAAAGGCTGGCGCAGTGCTAGAAGAACGGAAGGCAGATGTCCGGTCATTTAATGAGACACAAAGACTCAGACATGAACTACTAAATATATTTCCTTCCCAGGATTCAAAGGTGGATTATATTCTTCATAGAGAACCATATCTGTCTGACCTCAACAAACTTTCTGAACTCATAATAACACTTAAgtgttaa